A genomic stretch from Pseudomonas alkylphenolica includes:
- a CDS encoding class II fumarate hydratase gives MSRIETDSLGQVEVPDQAYWGAQTQRSLINFAIGKERMPLAVLHALAMIKKAAARVNNRNGDLPADIARLIEQAADEVLDGQLDDQFPLVVWQTGSGTQSNMNVNEVIAGRANELAGKGRGGKSPVHPNDHVNRSQSSNDCFPTAMHIAAVQAVQHKLLPAIAELSSGLAELSVRHQHLVKTGRTHMMDATPITFGQELSAYVAQLDYAQRAIRSALPAVCELAQGGTAVGTGLNAPHGFAEAIAAELAALSGLPFVTAPNKFAALAGHEPLTTLAGGLKTLAVALMKLANDLRLLGSGPRAGIAEVRLPANEPGSSIMPGKVNPTQCEALSMLACQVLGNDTAIGFAASQGHLQLNVFKPVIIHNLLQSIELLADGCSNFQQHCVAGIEADAEQMAAHLERGLMLVTALNPHIGYDKAAEIAKKAYSEGRTLREAALTLGYLTNEEFDQWVRPQDMLEPGKKG, from the coding sequence ATGAGCCGTATCGAAACTGACAGCCTGGGGCAGGTCGAAGTTCCTGACCAGGCCTACTGGGGTGCCCAGACGCAACGCTCACTGATCAACTTTGCCATCGGCAAGGAGCGCATGCCACTGGCTGTCCTGCACGCTCTGGCGATGATCAAAAAAGCCGCTGCACGGGTCAACAACCGCAACGGAGACCTGCCGGCGGACATCGCCCGGCTGATCGAACAGGCCGCCGACGAGGTACTCGATGGCCAGCTGGATGATCAATTTCCACTCGTCGTCTGGCAGACCGGCAGTGGCACCCAGAGCAACATGAACGTCAATGAAGTGATCGCCGGGCGCGCCAACGAACTGGCGGGTAAAGGCCGGGGCGGCAAGAGTCCGGTGCACCCCAACGATCATGTCAACCGCTCGCAGAGTTCCAACGACTGCTTCCCGACCGCCATGCACATCGCTGCCGTCCAGGCGGTCCAGCACAAGCTGCTGCCGGCCATCGCCGAGCTGTCGTCGGGGCTGGCGGAACTTTCGGTGCGTCACCAGCACCTGGTCAAGACCGGCCGCACCCACATGATGGATGCCACGCCGATCACCTTTGGCCAGGAACTCTCGGCCTACGTGGCGCAACTTGACTACGCCCAGCGCGCCATCCGCTCGGCCTTGCCGGCGGTGTGCGAGCTGGCCCAGGGCGGTACCGCGGTCGGTACCGGGCTGAATGCCCCGCACGGTTTTGCCGAGGCCATCGCCGCAGAGCTGGCCGCCCTCTCCGGCTTGCCTTTTGTGACTGCGCCAAACAAGTTCGCCGCCCTTGCCGGGCATGAGCCGCTGACGACCCTGGCGGGCGGTCTGAAGACTCTGGCAGTGGCCCTGATGAAGCTGGCCAATGACCTGCGCCTGCTCGGTTCCGGCCCCCGCGCCGGGATTGCCGAAGTGCGTCTGCCGGCCAACGAGCCGGGCAGCTCGATCATGCCCGGCAAGGTCAATCCGACCCAGTGCGAGGCGCTGTCGATGCTGGCCTGCCAGGTGCTGGGCAATGACACGGCTATCGGCTTTGCCGCCAGCCAGGGTCACCTGCAATTGAACGTGTTCAAGCCGGTGATCATCCACAACCTGCTGCAGTCCATCGAGCTGCTGGCCGACGGCTGCAGCAACTTCCAGCAGCACTGCGTGGCAGGCATCGAAGCGGATGCCGAACAGATGGCGGCGCACCTGGAACGCGGGCTGATGCTGGTTACCGCGCTCAACCCGCACATCGGCTACGACAAGGCCGCGGAAATCGCCAAGAAGGCCTACAGCGAAGGCCGCACGTTACGCGAGGCGGCCCTGACCCTGGGTTACCTGACCAACGAAGAGTTCGACCAGTGGGTACGCCCGCAAGACATGCTCGAACCCGGCAAGAAAGGCTGA
- a CDS encoding DUF2059 domain-containing protein — protein MTRLRALCTAVALVCASGQVLADTASHNASAEKFLMMAHADKLGTPVYMQVQQMFAQRFEQTKAPASKKSVLDSYQAKANAALDQAIGWNKLKPDMVKLYTSTFSESELKDLVAFYQSPLGKKVLEKMPQVTQQSAQLTQQKLESAVPVVNKLLADMTKELDPNAGKAAAPAKK, from the coding sequence ATGACCCGTCTTCGCGCCCTTTGCACTGCTGTTGCGCTGGTCTGCGCCAGCGGCCAGGTGCTTGCCGATACCGCCAGCCACAACGCCAGTGCTGAAAAATTCCTCATGATGGCGCACGCTGACAAGCTTGGCACCCCGGTCTACATGCAGGTGCAACAGATGTTTGCCCAGCGTTTCGAGCAGACCAAGGCCCCGGCCTCGAAAAAATCCGTGCTCGACAGCTACCAGGCCAAGGCCAACGCGGCCCTCGACCAGGCCATCGGCTGGAACAAGCTCAAGCCCGACATGGTCAAGCTCTACACCAGTACCTTCAGCGAAAGCGAGCTCAAGGACCTGGTAGCCTTCTATCAGTCGCCACTGGGCAAGAAAGTCCTGGAAAAAATGCCGCAGGTTACCCAGCAGTCGGCCCAGCTGACCCAGCAGAAGCTGGAAAGCGCTGTACCGGTGGTCAACAAGCTGCTGGCTGACATGACCAAGGAACTCGACCCGAACGCTGGCAAGGCTGCCGCGCCAGCGAAGAAGTAA
- a CDS encoding BolA family protein, which translates to MSMQQKIEQSLAALAPQHLSVLDESHMHSRGQETHYKAVLVSEQFEGLNSVKRHQKVYATLGELMGQFHALALHTYTPEEWQKVGAAPASPTCAGGSKH; encoded by the coding sequence ATGTCCATGCAGCAAAAGATTGAACAGAGCCTGGCCGCGCTGGCGCCGCAGCACCTCTCGGTGCTCGACGAAAGCCACATGCACAGCCGTGGGCAAGAAACCCACTACAAGGCCGTGCTGGTCAGCGAACAGTTCGAAGGCCTGAACAGCGTCAAGCGTCACCAGAAGGTCTACGCCACCCTGGGTGAGCTGATGGGGCAGTTCCATGCCCTGGCCCTGCACACCTATACCCCCGAAGAGTGGCAGAAGGTCGGCGCAGCGCCAGCTTCACCCACCTGCGCAGGTGGCAGCAAACACTGA
- the trhO gene encoding oxygen-dependent tRNA uridine(34) hydroxylase TrhO: MTQAIVVAALYKFVTLKDYVELREPLLESMMANGIKGTLLLAEEGINGTVSGTREGIDGLLAWLRSDARLVDIDHKESYCDEQPFYRTKVKLKKEIVTLGVPGVDPNYKVGTYVEPQDWNALISDPEVLLIDTRNDYEVAIGTFEGAIDPKTTTFREFPEYIKANFDPARHKKVAMFCTGGIRCEKASSYMLGEGFEEVYHLKGGILKYLEEVPQDESRWQGDCFVFDNRVTVRHDLTEGDYDQCHACRTPISVEDRASEHYSPGISCPHCWDSLSEKTRRSAIDRQKQIELAKARNMPHPIGHNYRKAAEA, translated from the coding sequence ATGACCCAAGCTATCGTCGTGGCGGCGCTGTACAAATTCGTCACCCTGAAAGATTACGTCGAGCTGCGCGAGCCGCTGCTCGAAAGCATGATGGCCAACGGCATCAAAGGCACTTTGTTGCTGGCCGAAGAGGGCATCAACGGCACTGTATCCGGTACCCGTGAAGGTATCGACGGCCTGCTGGCCTGGCTGCGCAGCGATGCCCGCCTGGTGGATATCGACCACAAGGAATCCTACTGCGACGAACAGCCGTTCTATCGCACCAAGGTCAAGCTCAAGAAAGAGATCGTCACCCTCGGCGTGCCGGGCGTGGACCCGAACTACAAGGTCGGGACCTATGTCGAGCCGCAGGACTGGAACGCGCTGATCAGCGATCCCGAGGTGCTGCTGATCGACACCCGCAACGACTACGAAGTGGCGATTGGCACCTTCGAAGGCGCGATCGACCCGAAAACCACGACGTTCCGTGAGTTCCCCGAGTACATCAAGGCCAACTTCGACCCGGCGCGGCACAAGAAAGTCGCGATGTTCTGCACCGGCGGCATCCGTTGCGAAAAAGCCTCCAGCTACATGCTCGGTGAAGGTTTCGAAGAGGTCTATCATCTTAAAGGCGGGATCCTGAAATACCTCGAAGAGGTACCGCAGGACGAAAGCCGCTGGCAGGGCGACTGCTTCGTGTTCGACAACCGGGTCACTGTGCGTCACGACCTGACCGAAGGCGACTACGACCAGTGCCATGCCTGCCGTACCCCGATCAGCGTCGAAGACCGTGCGTCCGAGCACTATTCGCCTGGTATCAGCTGCCCGCATTGCTGGGACAGCCTGAGCGAAAAGACCCGGCGCAGTGCCATCGACCGGCAGAAACAGATCGAGCTGGCCAAGGCCCGCAACATGCCGCACCCGATCGGCCACAACTACCGCAAAGCTGCCGAGGCCTGA
- a CDS encoding DsbA family protein, which yields MSARLLYVMDPMCSWCWGFAPVAKALIQQAHEAGIDTQLVPGGLRTGSSALDASTRGYILEHWQAVNQATGQPFTLEGAMPDGFVYDTEPACRALVAARGLDRQRTWALLAAIQQAFYQGGEDVTRAPKLVELAEQVGFERSAFAERFASAEVRAATASDFTWVQDLGIAGFPTLLAERNGQLALLTNGYQSLDALSPLLGRWLQQAACA from the coding sequence ATGTCCGCACGCTTGCTCTATGTGATGGACCCGATGTGCTCCTGGTGTTGGGGCTTTGCGCCAGTAGCGAAAGCCCTGATTCAACAGGCGCACGAAGCCGGGATCGACACCCAGCTGGTGCCCGGTGGCTTGCGCACCGGCAGCAGCGCGCTGGACGCCTCGACCCGCGGCTACATCCTTGAGCATTGGCAAGCGGTCAACCAAGCCACTGGCCAGCCCTTCACCCTCGAAGGGGCGATGCCGGACGGTTTTGTCTATGACACCGAGCCTGCCTGCCGCGCCCTGGTAGCGGCCCGTGGGCTTGACCGGCAACGTACCTGGGCGTTGCTCGCAGCGATCCAGCAGGCGTTCTACCAGGGCGGTGAAGATGTCACCCGCGCGCCTAAACTGGTGGAGCTGGCCGAGCAGGTCGGCTTTGAGCGGTCGGCGTTTGCCGAGCGTTTTGCCAGTGCCGAAGTGCGCGCGGCCACGGCCTCCGATTTCACCTGGGTACAGGATCTGGGGATTGCCGGGTTCCCGACCTTGCTGGCCGAGCGTAACGGCCAGCTGGCGTTGCTGACCAACGGCTACCAGTCGCTCGACGCGTTAAGCCCGCTGCTCGGCCGCTGGCTGCAGCAGGCCGCCTGTGCTTGA
- a CDS encoding ABC transporter ATP-binding protein, with translation MLDLPGSPDPVPGPAPVVADRLSWAEIRRLALHHKKALWIANGVAVLAALCSVPIPLLLPLLVDEVLLGHGDAALKWMNQLLPDNWQVAAGYIGLMLVLTLCLRCAALAFNVVQAKLFAGLAKDIVYRLRIRLIERLKRISLKEYESLGSGTVTTHLVTDLDTLDKFVGETLSRFLVAMLTLTGTAAILMWMHWKLALLILLFNPVVVFATVQLGKRVKHLKKLENDSTSRFTQALTETLDAIQEIRASNRQGYFLGRLGLRAQEVRNYAVASQWKSDASGRASGLLFQFGIDIFRAAAMLTVLFSDLSIGQMLAVFSYLWFMIGPVEQLLNLQYAFYAAGGALSRLNELLARADEPQYPGGVDPFKGRDTVGLEVQGLRFAYADEPVLDQLNLSIAPGEKVAIVGASGGGKSTLVQLLLGLYSAQAGTIRFGGSTLQEIGLETLREHVAVVLQHPSLFNDTVRANLTMGRDCSDEACWQALGIAQLESTIAALPRGLDTVVGRSGVRLSGGQRQRLAIARMVLAEPKVVILDEATSALDAATEYNLHQALARFLSARTTLIIAHRLSAVKQADRVLVFDGGHVAEDGDHQQLIADGGLYAKLYGHLQQS, from the coding sequence GTGCTTGATCTGCCTGGGTCACCCGACCCTGTGCCGGGGCCTGCCCCGGTTGTTGCCGATCGCCTGAGCTGGGCGGAAATCCGCCGCCTGGCCCTGCACCATAAAAAAGCCCTGTGGATCGCCAACGGCGTTGCGGTGCTGGCGGCGCTGTGCAGCGTGCCGATCCCCTTGTTGCTGCCGTTGCTGGTCGATGAAGTCTTGCTCGGGCATGGCGATGCCGCGCTCAAGTGGATGAATCAGCTGCTGCCGGACAACTGGCAAGTGGCGGCCGGTTACATCGGCCTGATGCTGGTGCTGACCCTGTGCCTGCGTTGTGCTGCCTTGGCCTTCAACGTGGTGCAGGCCAAACTGTTCGCAGGCCTGGCCAAGGACATCGTCTATCGCCTGCGCATCCGCCTGATCGAGCGGCTCAAGCGCATCTCCCTGAAGGAATACGAAAGCCTGGGCAGCGGCACGGTGACCACGCATCTGGTTACCGACCTGGACACCCTGGACAAGTTCGTCGGCGAGACCCTGAGCCGGTTCCTGGTCGCCATGCTGACCCTGACCGGCACAGCGGCGATCCTGATGTGGATGCACTGGAAGCTGGCGTTGCTGATCCTGTTGTTCAACCCCGTTGTGGTCTTTGCCACGGTGCAGTTGGGCAAGCGGGTCAAACACCTGAAAAAGCTGGAAAACGACAGCACCTCACGCTTTACCCAGGCGCTGACCGAAACCCTCGACGCAATCCAGGAAATTCGTGCCAGCAATCGCCAGGGCTATTTCCTCGGCCGCCTCGGTTTGCGTGCCCAGGAAGTGCGCAACTATGCGGTGGCGTCGCAGTGGAAGAGCGATGCCAGTGGCCGTGCCAGTGGTCTGTTGTTCCAGTTCGGCATCGATATCTTCCGCGCTGCGGCGATGCTGACCGTGCTGTTCTCCGACCTGTCGATCGGCCAGATGCTGGCGGTGTTCAGCTACCTGTGGTTCATGATCGGCCCGGTCGAGCAACTGTTGAACCTGCAGTACGCCTTTTATGCCGCGGGCGGTGCGCTGAGCCGGCTCAACGAATTGCTGGCGCGTGCCGACGAGCCGCAGTACCCCGGTGGTGTCGATCCGTTCAAAGGGCGTGACACAGTGGGCCTCGAAGTGCAGGGATTGCGCTTTGCCTATGCCGACGAGCCGGTGCTCGATCAGTTGAACCTGTCCATCGCGCCGGGCGAAAAAGTCGCCATCGTCGGCGCCAGCGGTGGTGGCAAGAGCACCCTGGTGCAGTTGCTGCTCGGGCTCTACAGCGCGCAGGCCGGCACCATTCGCTTCGGTGGCTCGACCTTGCAGGAGATCGGCCTGGAAACCCTGCGCGAGCATGTCGCGGTGGTGCTGCAGCATCCGTCGCTGTTCAACGACACGGTACGCGCCAACCTGACCATGGGCCGCGACTGCAGCGACGAAGCTTGCTGGCAGGCGCTGGGCATTGCCCAGCTCGAAAGCACGATTGCCGCATTGCCGCGCGGCCTGGACACCGTGGTCGGTCGCTCGGGCGTACGCCTGTCCGGAGGCCAGCGCCAGCGTCTGGCGATTGCGCGGATGGTGCTGGCCGAGCCCAAGGTGGTGATTCTCGACGAGGCCACCTCGGCGCTGGACGCGGCCACTGAATACAACTTGCATCAGGCCCTTGCGCGTTTCCTCAGTGCGCGTACCACCTTGATCATTGCCCACCGCCTGTCTGCAGTGAAGCAGGCCGACCGGGTGCTGGTGTTCGATGGCGGGCATGTGGCCGAGGATGGCGACCATCAGCAACTGATTGCCGATGGCGGTTTGTACGCCAAGTTGTATGGTCATTTGCAACAGAGTTGA
- a CDS encoding EAL domain-containing protein: MKRKRTLEAPNLLGIIWPFVAVVLFQALLGGISLYALSAVRGYVAGESLWSKGQKDAIYYLNLYADSRDQAVFQKYQKSFAVPQGGHELRAALDLPVPDLEAARRGILQGGNHPDDVSSLIWLYLNFRQVSYLEKAIELWAVGDGFLSQLDEVARQMHAGFRSGTADADDVAEWKARIATINDGVTPAARAFSDALGEGSRMLLRVLLVTNLATALFLIALAWMRSSKLLAQRQAFANALEVEKERAQITLESIGDGVITTDVEGCIAYMNPAAEQLTHWHAAQAHGLPLAALFSLLDENAEKDGLTLVERILSGGLKGGSEHTKLIQRLDGSTVSVTLVGAPIMADGKISGIVLVLHDMTQERQYIANLSWQATHDALTGLANRREFEYRLELALNTLARKPARHALMFLDLDQFKLVNDTCGHAAGDELLRHICAVLQAGLREGDTLARLGGDEFGILLENCPQEQAERIAESLRQAVQSLHFVWKGRPFMTTVSLGLVHIAQAPTTLEASLRAADMACYMAKEKGRNRVQVYHADDSELSMRFGEMAWIQRLHVALEENRFCLYAQEIAALGPDDGAGHIEILLRLQDENGRIILPDSFIPAAERYGLMTALDRWVVRSVFTVIRQCLDEQRDGPLAMCAINLSGSSIGDDKFLDYLRRLFGEFAIPPQMICFEITETSAIANLGSAIRFINELKSLGCRFSLDDFCAGMSSFAYLKHLPVDFLKIDGSFVKDMLDDPVNRAMVEVINHIGHVMGKRTIAEFVETPLIEQALQEIGVDYAQGYLIERPQVFTCDSLQRQRITARPLLFKAPGTFR; encoded by the coding sequence ATGAAGCGAAAACGGACTCTCGAAGCCCCGAACCTGTTGGGCATCATCTGGCCATTTGTGGCCGTGGTGTTGTTTCAGGCATTGTTGGGCGGGATCAGCCTGTACGCCTTGTCGGCGGTGCGTGGTTATGTGGCGGGGGAGAGCCTCTGGTCCAAGGGACAGAAAGACGCGATCTACTACCTCAACCTGTACGCCGATAGCCGCGACCAGGCCGTCTTCCAGAAGTATCAGAAATCCTTTGCCGTACCGCAGGGCGGGCATGAATTGCGCGCGGCCCTGGATTTGCCTGTCCCGGACCTGGAGGCTGCACGACGAGGCATTCTTCAGGGCGGCAACCACCCTGACGACGTTTCCAGCCTCATCTGGCTGTACCTGAACTTTCGCCAGGTCAGCTACCTGGAAAAAGCCATTGAGCTGTGGGCGGTGGGCGATGGTTTCCTCAGCCAGCTCGACGAGGTCGCCCGGCAGATGCACGCAGGCTTTCGCTCGGGCACCGCTGATGCTGATGACGTAGCCGAATGGAAAGCGCGCATTGCCACCATCAACGACGGTGTAACACCGGCCGCCCGGGCGTTCAGCGACGCATTGGGAGAAGGTTCGCGGATGCTGTTGCGAGTGCTTTTGGTGACCAACCTGGCCACTGCACTGTTCCTGATTGCCCTGGCCTGGATGCGTTCCAGCAAGTTGCTGGCCCAGCGCCAGGCCTTTGCCAACGCCCTGGAGGTGGAAAAGGAGCGGGCGCAAATTACCCTGGAGTCGATTGGCGACGGCGTCATCACCACCGACGTCGAAGGCTGCATCGCCTACATGAACCCGGCAGCCGAACAGCTGACCCACTGGCACGCCGCCCAGGCCCATGGCTTGCCGTTGGCGGCACTGTTCAGCCTGCTTGACGAAAATGCCGAGAAAGACGGCCTGACTCTGGTCGAGCGCATCCTCAGCGGTGGCCTCAAAGGCGGCAGCGAACACACCAAGCTGATCCAGCGCCTGGATGGCAGTACCGTGTCGGTGACCCTGGTGGGCGCGCCGATCATGGCAGACGGCAAGATCAGCGGTATCGTCCTGGTCCTGCATGACATGACCCAGGAGCGTCAGTACATCGCCAACCTGTCCTGGCAGGCGACCCATGATGCGCTCACTGGCCTGGCCAACCGCCGCGAGTTTGAGTATCGCCTGGAGCTGGCGCTCAATACCCTGGCGCGTAAACCGGCGCGGCACGCCTTGATGTTCCTCGATCTCGATCAATTCAAACTGGTCAATGACACCTGCGGGCATGCGGCCGGTGATGAGCTGCTCCGCCACATCTGTGCCGTGCTCCAGGCCGGACTGCGCGAAGGTGACACCCTGGCGCGGCTGGGCGGTGACGAGTTCGGCATCCTGCTGGAGAATTGCCCGCAGGAACAGGCCGAGCGTATCGCTGAAAGCCTGCGTCAGGCCGTTCAGAGCCTGCATTTCGTCTGGAAAGGGCGGCCGTTCATGACCACCGTGAGCCTGGGGTTGGTGCACATCGCTCAGGCGCCCACCACCCTTGAAGCCTCGTTGCGGGCCGCTGACATGGCCTGCTATATGGCCAAGGAGAAGGGCCGTAATCGCGTGCAGGTGTACCATGCCGACGACAGCGAGTTGTCCATGCGCTTTGGCGAGATGGCCTGGATTCAACGCCTGCATGTGGCCCTGGAAGAAAACCGCTTCTGTCTGTATGCCCAGGAAATCGCCGCCCTCGGGCCCGATGACGGTGCCGGTCACATCGAGATCCTCCTGCGCCTGCAGGATGAAAACGGGCGGATCATTCTTCCGGACAGTTTCATTCCGGCCGCCGAGCGCTATGGCTTGATGACCGCGCTGGACCGTTGGGTGGTGCGTAGCGTGTTCACGGTCATTCGCCAGTGCCTCGACGAGCAGCGCGACGGCCCGCTGGCCATGTGCGCGATCAATCTGTCTGGCAGCAGTATCGGTGACGACAAGTTCCTCGATTACCTGCGGCGGCTGTTTGGTGAGTTTGCCATTCCGCCCCAGATGATCTGTTTCGAGATCACCGAAACCAGTGCAATTGCCAATCTCGGCAGCGCCATACGCTTCATCAATGAACTCAAAAGCCTGGGGTGCCGGTTCTCGCTGGATGACTTCTGTGCCGGGATGTCGTCGTTCGCGTATTTGAAACATTTACCCGTAGACTTCCTGAAAATCGACGGAAGTTTCGTCAAGGATATGCTCGACGACCCGGTTAATCGGGCTATGGTTGAAGTCATCAACCACATCGGCCATGTCATGGGCAAACGCACCATTGCCGAGTTCGTCGAAACGCCGTTGATCGAACAGGCCCTGCAGGAAATCGGCGTCGATTACGCCCAGGGGTACCTGATCGAGCGGCCGCAGGTGTTCACCTGCGACAGCTTGCAACGCCAACGGATTACGGCCAGGCCCCTGCTGTTCAAGGCCCCCGGGACCTTTCGCTGA
- a CDS encoding TenA family transcriptional regulator: MDPTSYPLWAQQLIKDCHESKRRVVEHELYQRMRDGRLSARTMRQYLIGGWPVVEQFSLYMAKNLTKTRYARHPGEDMARRWLMRNIRVELNHADYWLYWSQAHGVSLEDLQAQDVPTELNALSDWCWHTCAADSLVVAVAATNYAIEGATGEWSAVVCSTGVYAQGFPEEGRKRAMKWLKMHAQYDDAHPWEALEIVCTLAGNNPSQALQAELRRAVCKSYDYMYLFLERCMQLEQRQPARVQAELVEG, translated from the coding sequence ATGGACCCCACCAGTTACCCGCTCTGGGCCCAGCAGCTGATCAAGGATTGTCATGAGAGCAAGCGCCGGGTAGTCGAACACGAACTTTATCAGCGCATGCGCGATGGCCGGCTCAGTGCTCGCACCATGCGCCAGTACCTGATTGGCGGCTGGCCGGTGGTCGAGCAGTTCTCCCTGTACATGGCCAAGAACCTGACCAAGACCCGCTACGCACGCCATCCCGGCGAAGACATGGCGCGGCGCTGGTTGATGCGCAACATCCGTGTCGAGCTCAATCATGCCGACTACTGGCTGTACTGGAGCCAGGCCCATGGCGTCAGCCTCGAGGACCTGCAGGCCCAGGACGTACCGACCGAACTCAACGCCCTGAGCGACTGGTGCTGGCATACCTGTGCAGCGGATTCACTGGTGGTGGCCGTCGCAGCGACCAACTACGCAATCGAAGGGGCAACCGGTGAATGGTCGGCGGTGGTGTGCTCGACGGGCGTCTATGCCCAGGGCTTTCCAGAGGAAGGTCGCAAGCGCGCCATGAAGTGGCTGAAGATGCATGCCCAGTACGACGACGCCCACCCGTGGGAGGCGCTGGAAATCGTCTGTACCCTGGCCGGTAACAACCCGTCGCAGGCGTTGCAGGCTGAGCTGCGCCGGGCTGTGTGCAAGAGCTACGACTACATGTACCTGTTCCTTGAGCGCTGCATGCAGCTGGAACAGCGCCAGCCCGCCCGTGTCCAGGCGGAACTGGTCGAGGGCTGA
- a CDS encoding YciK family oxidoreductase — protein sequence MFDYSARPDLLKGRTIMVTGAGRGIGAAAAKAYAAHGATVLLLGKTEANLSQVYDEIEAAGHPKPAVIPFNLETALPHQYDELAAMIESEFGHIDGLLHNASIIGPRTPLEQLSGDNFMRVMQINVNAMFMLTSTLLPLLKLSQDASVIFTSSSVGRKGRAYWGAYGVSKFATEGLMQTLADELEGVAPVRANSINPGATRTSMRAQAYPGENPENNPLPEQIMPVYLYLMGPDSTGINGQAFNAQ from the coding sequence ATGTTCGATTACTCCGCCCGCCCCGATCTGCTCAAAGGCCGGACCATCATGGTCACCGGCGCTGGTCGCGGAATCGGCGCAGCGGCCGCCAAGGCCTACGCCGCCCATGGCGCGACCGTGCTGTTGCTGGGCAAGACCGAAGCCAACCTGAGCCAGGTCTACGACGAGATCGAAGCGGCCGGCCATCCAAAGCCTGCGGTCATCCCGTTCAACCTGGAAACCGCCCTGCCGCATCAGTACGACGAACTGGCAGCGATGATCGAAAGCGAGTTCGGCCACATCGACGGCCTGCTGCACAATGCCTCGATCATCGGCCCGCGCACGCCGCTGGAGCAGTTGTCCGGCGACAACTTCATGCGCGTGATGCAGATCAACGTCAATGCCATGTTCATGCTCACCAGCACCCTGCTGCCGCTGCTCAAGTTGTCCCAGGATGCGTCGGTGATCTTCACCTCCAGCAGCGTCGGACGCAAAGGCCGGGCCTACTGGGGTGCTTATGGGGTGTCGAAGTTCGCTACCGAGGGTCTGATGCAAACCCTCGCCGACGAACTCGAAGGCGTGGCGCCGGTGCGCGCCAACAGCATCAACCCGGGCGCCACCCGCACCAGCATGCGCGCCCAGGCCTATCCGGGCGAAAACCCGGAAAACAACCCGCTGCCCGAGCAGATCATGCCGGTGTACCTGTACCTGATGGGCCCGGACAGCACTGGCATCAACGGCCAGGCGTTCAACGCCCAGTAA
- the mupP gene encoding N-acetylmuramic acid 6-phosphate phosphatase MupP: MRLRAVLFDMDGTLLDTAPDFIAICQAMLAERGLPAVDDQRIRDVVSGGAKAMVSVTFNLDPEAAEFEALRLEFLERYQQGCAVHSKLYDGMAELLADIEKGNLIWGVVTNKPVRFAEPIMQQLGLAERSALLICPDHVKNSKPDPEPLILACKTLNLDPASVLFVGDDLRDIESGRDAGTRTAAVRYGYIHPDDNPNNWGADVVVDHPLELRKVLDSALCGC, from the coding sequence ATGCGCCTGAGAGCAGTACTTTTCGACATGGACGGCACCCTGCTCGACACGGCGCCGGACTTCATTGCCATCTGCCAGGCGATGCTCGCCGAGCGTGGCCTGCCTGCCGTCGACGACCAGCGCATCCGCGACGTGGTGTCTGGCGGTGCCAAGGCGATGGTTTCGGTCACTTTCAACCTCGATCCCGAGGCTGCGGAGTTCGAAGCCTTGCGCCTGGAGTTCCTTGAGCGCTATCAGCAGGGCTGCGCGGTACACAGCAAGCTCTACGACGGCATGGCCGAGCTGCTGGCCGATATCGAGAAAGGCAACCTGATCTGGGGCGTGGTGACCAACAAGCCGGTGCGTTTCGCCGAACCGATCATGCAGCAACTGGGCCTGGCCGAGCGCTCCGCTCTGTTGATCTGCCCGGATCATGTGAAGAACAGCAAGCCGGACCCCGAGCCGCTGATCCTCGCCTGCAAGACCTTGAACCTGGATCCGGCCAGCGTCCTGTTCGTCGGTGACGACCTGCGCGACATCGAGTCTGGCCGCGATGCCGGCACCCGTACTGCAGCGGTGCGCTACGGCTATATTCATCCGGATGACAACCCCAACAACTGGGGTGCGGATGTGGTGGTCGATCATCCGCTGGAGCTGCGAAAGGTGCTTGATAGCGCGCTTTGCGGCTGCTGA